A region of Candidatus Bathyarchaeota archaeon DNA encodes the following proteins:
- a CDS encoding archaemetzincin family Zn-dependent metalloprotease yields MKYKLVIGLTPIGNIDRNILIKLSEKIKLKFNAEVKIKSSIEPPEDAYNPFRKQYYSTKILYHLLDALSSTEIDKILGVTDVDLYVPRLNFVFGEALCPGKVALISLFRLNPNLYSEKNGDKLLERTIKEAVHELGHTFGLMHCENSTCVMFFSNSLFDTDKKTENFCVKCKEKLEGKIK; encoded by the coding sequence ATGAAGTATAAACTAGTGATTGGTTTAACACCTATAGGCAATATTGATAGAAATATTTTGATTAAACTTTCTGAAAAAATTAAGTTAAAGTTTAATGCAGAAGTAAAAATAAAGAGTTCGATTGAACCTCCTGAAGATGCTTATAATCCCTTTAGAAAACAATATTATTCAACAAAAATTCTATATCATTTGTTAGATGCATTATCTTCAACTGAAATTGATAAGATTTTAGGAGTGACAGATGTAGATTTGTATGTCCCAAGGTTAAATTTTGTTTTTGGAGAAGCATTATGCCCTGGAAAAGTTGCGCTTATAAGTCTTTTTAGACTTAATCCAAACCTTTATAGTGAGAAAAATGGAGATAAACTTTTAGAAAGAACTATTAAAGAGGCGGTGCATGAATTAGGACATACTTTTGGTTTAATGCATTGTGAAAATTCAACTTGCGTAATGTTTTTTTCGAATAGTTTATTTGATACGGATAAAAAAACTGAAAATTTTTGTGTAAAATGCAAGGAAAAACTAGAGGGAAAAATAAAATGA